A stretch of the Uranotaenia lowii strain MFRU-FL chromosome 3, ASM2978415v1, whole genome shotgun sequence genome encodes the following:
- the LOC129751270 gene encoding pseudouridine-5'-phosphate glycosidase-like, which yields MLRFARKLASTSKTPSVRRLSQLPRISNALVDVKPDVRDALQGQKSVSQPVVALESTIITHGMPYPHNLETALEVERIVRQEGAIPATIAIIDGRIKVGLSPDELARLAKIDSGKQTIKTSRRDMAYVLSQGLDGGTTVAGTLMVAGMVGIRVFATGGIGGVHRGVQDTMDVSADLVELGRSPVAVISSGIKSILDIPRTLEYLETQGVCVASYQCPTLDFPAFYTRSSGCKAAYNLASARDAARMISVSQSLGLGSGFVIGVPIPEPFALDRKLMDDVISQALAEADRQGVRGKEVTPFILSAVSQLTRGKSLESNMALIKNNARVAAEIAVELCRVEGSSVNSESVNEGRSESVTNRTIQRVPVVIGGSVVDTCIMVKDADLKVSS from the exons CAACGCCTTGGTCGACGTGAAACCGGACGTCCGGGATGCTCTCCAGGGGCAAAAGTCGGTCTCGCAACCGGTGGTGGCGCTCGAGTCCACCATCATTACCCACGGAATGCCCTATCCGCACAATCTGGAAACGGCCCTGGAGGTGGAACGGATTGTTCGGCAGGAG GGTGCAATTCCGGCCACGATTGCCATAATAGATGGTCGTATCAAGGTGGGTTTAAGTCCGGATGAGTTAGCACGGCTGGCCAAGATCGACTCCGGCAAGCAGACCATCAAAACTTCTCGTCGCGATATGGCCTATGTTTTGAGCCAAGGGCTGGACGGAGGAACTACGGTAGCTGGAACGCTGATGGTGGCCGGAATGGTTGGCATTCGGGTATTTGCTACTGGCGGAATTGGTGGAGTCCATCGAGGCGTTCAGGACACCATGGATGTTTCGGCCGATCTAGTGGAACTCGGCCGATCACCGGTGGCTGTCATCTCATCCGGGATTAAATCAATTCTGGACATTCCTAGAACGTTGGAGTATTTG GAAACTCAAGGCGTTTGTGTCGCTTCTTACCAATGTCCGACATTGGACTTCCCAGCATTTTACACTCGATCAAGCGGTTGTAAGGCTGCTTACAATCTAGCAAGCGCTAGGGATGCCGCCCGGATGATCAGCGTTAGTCAATCGTTGGGATTGGGTTCTGGATTTGTAATTGGAGTTCCTATTCCGGAACCGTTTGCCTTGGATCGCAAATTGATGGATGATGTTATTAGCCAAGCACTAGCCGAAGCTGACCGTCAGGGTGTTCGTGGGAAGGAAGTCACTCCGTTTATCCTTTCGGCAGTTTCGCAACTTACTCGGGGGAAAAGTTTGGAATCTA atatggCTCTGATCAAGAACAATGCTCGGGTGGCAGCTGAAATTGCCGTTGAATTGTGCAGGGTTGAGGGTTCTAGTGTTAACAGTGAAAGTGTGAATGAAGGACGAAGTGAAAGTGTGACAAACAGGACCATTCAACGTGTTCCG GTCGTCATCGGTGGTTCAGTCGTTGATACGTGTATCATGGTCAAGGACGCTGATCTAAAGGTAAGTAGTTGA